The Phycisphaeraceae bacterium genome includes a window with the following:
- the coaD gene encoding pantetheine-phosphate adenylyltransferase has translation MAATSQLKLALFPGTFDPITNGHLDIIRRACPLFDRLVIAVGRNPAKAEIFTMDERVEIITELVADLPNAEVDQFHGLTVDYARSIKATAMVRGLRNVTDLNFEFQLALTNRALTDIETVFIMSGEAFAFTSSTLIKQIAAGGEIDQLNRLLPPLVLERLKQKKQHFGGTLPWHHVDHFKE, from the coding sequence ATGGCCGCCACCAGCCAACTCAAACTCGCCCTCTTCCCCGGCACCTTCGACCCGATCACCAATGGGCACCTCGACATCATCCGCCGCGCCTGCCCCCTCTTTGACCGCCTCGTCATCGCCGTCGGCCGCAACCCCGCCAAAGCCGAAATCTTCACCATGGACGAACGCGTCGAGATCATCACCGAACTCGTCGCCGACCTCCCCAACGCCGAAGTCGACCAGTTCCACGGGCTCACCGTCGACTACGCCCGCTCCATCAAAGCCACCGCCATGGTCCGCGGCCTCCGCAACGTCACCGATCTCAACTTCGAGTTCCAACTCGCCCTCACCAACCGCGCCCTCACCGACATCGAAACCGTCTTCATCATGTCCGGCGAGGCCTTCGCCTTCACCAGCTCCACCCTCATCAAACAGATCGCCGCTGGTGGAGAGATCGACCAGCTCAACCGACTCCTCCCTCCCCTCGTCCTCGAACGCCTCAAGCAAAAGAAACAGCATTTCGGCGGAACCCTCCCCTGGCACCACGTCGATCACTTCAAGGAATGA
- a CDS encoding FG-GAP-like repeat-containing protein: MRPRAIAFSLSVLLVAAEAATALPMFTDVSAEVGLFHRQGPAIDPATTPATTGMTGGAAAGDFDGDGWVDLVFTGTDIPPLIYLNDQSGGFNLSFTAWATPPAVAKTNGVAVGDIDNDGDSDLYITVVGHEQHFLYVNRGDGVFDEVAVQRGATPGDGQRSLYGTGVAFGDVDRDGYLDLYAAEWRPASVTGPADARLYRNLGASGPGSFEDVTSAFGVGMDVTSGVQAGRSWSFSPRFSDLDRDGRTDLAVAGDFGTSRLFWNEGGGSFSDGTAGGIGTGWHDMGFDVGDVDGDGDLDWFVTDIFFTESSDEHPNGNRLFRNDGGRTWTDITSDSGVRHGYWGWGAEMADLDNDGDLDIVHTNGFIDGDAYLSDPMRLFVNDGSGVFSESALGAGLTDTGQGRGLLTLDYDRDGDLDVLVVRNGDKPVLYRNDSAGEHSYLRIDLEGVVSNRDGLGAWITVTPDLEQPERVLVHEMNASSNYLSVSEVTAHFGLGDHVGLLDRVEVVWPSGLVQVLTGVEINQVLSLVEPVLAGDTNLDGVVDLIDLSLLAGRFGESGVDWAGGDFDRSLSVDLIDLSLLAGNFGLSSGVPEPVSGVIVMLGAVGLLRR; encoded by the coding sequence ATGAGGCCGCGTGCTATCGCCTTTAGTCTGAGTGTGCTGCTGGTCGCTGCGGAAGCGGCGACGGCTTTGCCTATGTTCACGGATGTCTCGGCAGAGGTTGGTTTGTTTCACCGTCAGGGCCCGGCGATTGATCCTGCGACGACGCCAGCGACAACGGGGATGACCGGTGGGGCGGCGGCGGGTGATTTTGATGGTGATGGCTGGGTGGACCTGGTGTTTACGGGGACGGATATCCCGCCTCTGATTTATCTGAACGATCAGTCTGGTGGGTTTAATCTGTCGTTCACGGCATGGGCTACGCCGCCAGCGGTGGCGAAGACCAATGGGGTCGCGGTGGGGGATATCGATAACGATGGCGACTCGGACCTGTACATCACGGTGGTGGGTCATGAGCAGCACTTTCTGTATGTGAACCGCGGGGATGGGGTGTTTGATGAGGTCGCGGTGCAGCGCGGGGCGACGCCGGGGGATGGCCAGCGGTCGCTGTACGGCACGGGCGTGGCATTCGGCGATGTGGATCGGGACGGTTATTTGGATCTCTATGCGGCGGAGTGGCGGCCAGCTTCTGTGACGGGTCCTGCGGACGCGCGGCTGTATCGGAATCTAGGCGCGTCCGGTCCCGGATCGTTTGAGGATGTGACGTCGGCTTTTGGGGTTGGGATGGATGTCACGAGCGGGGTGCAGGCGGGGCGATCGTGGTCATTCTCGCCGCGGTTCAGTGATCTGGATCGTGATGGGCGGACGGACCTGGCGGTCGCTGGTGATTTTGGGACGAGTCGGTTGTTCTGGAATGAGGGCGGCGGGAGTTTTAGTGATGGCACGGCGGGGGGCATCGGGACCGGGTGGCACGACATGGGTTTTGATGTGGGGGATGTGGATGGTGATGGCGACCTGGACTGGTTCGTCACGGACATCTTCTTTACGGAGAGTTCGGATGAGCATCCCAACGGGAATCGGTTATTTCGTAATGACGGCGGGCGGACGTGGACGGATATCACGTCGGACTCGGGTGTTCGTCATGGGTATTGGGGCTGGGGTGCCGAGATGGCGGATCTTGATAACGATGGCGACCTGGACATCGTGCATACCAATGGTTTCATTGACGGGGATGCTTATCTGAGCGATCCGATGCGGTTGTTTGTGAATGATGGTTCGGGTGTATTCTCGGAATCAGCATTGGGAGCCGGCTTGACGGATACGGGTCAGGGGCGGGGGTTGTTGACGCTTGATTACGATCGTGATGGCGATCTGGATGTGCTGGTGGTGCGGAACGGGGACAAGCCTGTGCTGTATCGGAATGATTCGGCGGGCGAGCATAGTTACCTGCGGATTGATCTGGAGGGGGTGGTGTCGAATCGTGATGGGTTGGGTGCGTGGATCACGGTGACGCCTGATCTGGAGCAGCCGGAGCGGGTCCTGGTGCATGAGATGAATGCGTCGTCGAACTACCTTTCGGTGAGTGAGGTGACGGCGCATTTCGGGCTGGGTGATCATGTGGGGTTGCTGGATCGTGTGGAGGTGGTGTGGCCATCGGGTTTGGTCCAGGTGCTGACGGGGGTGGAGATCAATCAGGTGCTGAGTCTGGTTGAGCCGGTGTTAGCGGGGGATACGAACCTTGATGGCGTTGTGGACCTGATCGATTTATCGCTGCTGGCGGGGCGATTTGGTGAGTCGGGTGTGGACTGGGCGGGGGGTGATTTTGACCGGAGTCTGTCGGTGGACCTGATTGATCTGTCGCTGCTGGCGGGGAACTTTGGGTTGTCATCGGGTGTGCCGGAGCCGGTGTCTGGGGTGATCGTGATGCTGGGGGCGGTGGGTTTGCTTCGGCGATAA
- the aroF gene encoding 3-deoxy-7-phosphoheptulonate synthase — MIVVMRAGASKEQVDHVCKLVREMGLQDHPIVGTDLTVVAVIGDENKVEGEVLERLEGVDRVMRVMAKYKMAALEAKGGTRSLVKVGENCVFGGEHVPVIAGPCSVESAEHILECAHAMKAAGAHALRGGAYKPRTNPYAFQGHGEEGLKMLAAAREATGLPIVTEVLTPGDVALVSEYADCLQIGTRNAQNFALLQACGKQPKPVLYKRGMSMTLEEYLQAAEYILAAGNPNVILCERGIRTFEDHTRNTLSLSVVPELHQRTHLPVVIDPSHGTGHARLVPDMARAAMAAGCDGLAIEAHPDPAHALTDGAQSITPELLATLMVSLQRVAAAVDRSCVVAGVGV, encoded by the coding sequence ATGATCGTCGTGATGCGAGCGGGTGCCAGCAAGGAACAGGTGGATCACGTGTGCAAGCTGGTGCGAGAGATGGGGCTGCAGGACCACCCGATTGTGGGGACGGACCTGACGGTCGTGGCGGTGATCGGCGACGAGAACAAGGTCGAGGGCGAGGTGCTCGAACGGCTTGAGGGGGTCGATCGGGTGATGCGGGTGATGGCCAAGTACAAGATGGCGGCACTCGAGGCCAAGGGAGGGACGCGGTCGCTGGTAAAGGTCGGCGAGAACTGTGTGTTTGGTGGGGAGCATGTGCCGGTGATCGCGGGGCCGTGTTCGGTGGAGTCGGCGGAGCATATTCTGGAGTGTGCTCATGCGATGAAGGCGGCGGGGGCGCATGCGCTGCGAGGCGGGGCTTACAAGCCGCGGACGAATCCCTACGCGTTCCAGGGGCATGGCGAGGAGGGGCTCAAGATGCTGGCGGCGGCGCGAGAGGCGACGGGGCTGCCGATCGTGACGGAGGTGCTGACGCCTGGGGATGTGGCCTTGGTGTCGGAGTACGCTGACTGTCTGCAGATCGGCACGCGGAACGCGCAGAACTTTGCACTGCTGCAGGCGTGTGGGAAGCAGCCCAAGCCGGTGCTGTACAAGCGGGGGATGTCGATGACGCTGGAGGAGTATCTCCAGGCGGCGGAGTACATCCTGGCGGCGGGGAATCCGAACGTGATCCTGTGTGAGCGGGGGATCCGGACGTTCGAGGATCACACGCGGAACACGTTGTCGCTGTCGGTCGTGCCGGAGCTACATCAGCGGACGCATCTGCCGGTGGTGATCGATCCGAGTCATGGGACGGGTCATGCGCGGCTGGTCCCGGATATGGCGCGGGCGGCGATGGCGGCGGGTTGTGACGGATTGGCGATCGAGGCTCATCCCGATCCGGCGCATGCGCTCACGGATGGTGCGCAGTCGATCACGCCTGAGTTGCTGGCGACGCTGATGGTGAGCCTGCAGCGTGTGGCGGCGGCGGTGGATCGGAGTTGTGTGGTGGCGGGGGTGGGGGTTTAG
- a CDS encoding UbiA-like polyprenyltransferase: MPTSNPSAAPTTSQGLVQSAREIAADIKLAHTVFALPFALLGMMLAADAASRLPSLTEWALILFCMVAARTFAMTFNRWADGRLDAANPRTARRAVPAGRVSPTTMLAACLASATLLLLAAAGFTLLDNPWPLILAPAVLLVLALYSLTKRFTALCHAVLGVSLALSPLAAALAIEPASLATPALWLLAGFVLTWVAGFDILYALADLDHDRTHRIFSIPSALGLAGALWASRTLHTLAAALLLTLAFTSPQLGLLFAIATGLCLGLLTLEHTLIARSPAKHLDTAFFTLNGIISIVLGTAGIADLLLKSA; this comes from the coding sequence ATGCCCACGAGTAACCCCTCCGCAGCACCGACGACATCGCAAGGCCTCGTCCAGTCAGCCCGCGAGATCGCCGCCGACATCAAACTCGCCCATACTGTCTTCGCCCTGCCCTTCGCCCTGCTGGGCATGATGCTCGCCGCCGACGCCGCCAGCCGCCTGCCCTCACTCACCGAGTGGGCCCTGATCCTCTTCTGCATGGTCGCCGCCCGCACCTTCGCGATGACCTTCAACCGCTGGGCCGATGGCCGCCTCGACGCCGCCAACCCCCGCACCGCCCGCCGAGCCGTCCCCGCGGGCCGCGTCTCGCCCACCACCATGCTCGCCGCCTGCCTCGCCTCCGCCACTCTCCTGCTCCTCGCCGCCGCCGGCTTCACCCTCCTCGACAACCCCTGGCCCCTCATCCTCGCCCCTGCCGTCCTCCTCGTCCTCGCCCTCTACAGCCTCACCAAACGCTTCACCGCTCTCTGCCACGCCGTCCTGGGCGTCTCCCTCGCCCTCAGCCCCCTCGCCGCCGCCCTCGCCATCGAGCCCGCCTCACTCGCCACCCCAGCCCTCTGGCTCCTCGCCGGCTTCGTCCTCACTTGGGTCGCTGGCTTCGACATCCTCTACGCCCTGGCCGACCTCGACCACGACCGCACCCACCGCATCTTCTCCATCCCCTCGGCCCTCGGCCTTGCCGGCGCCCTCTGGGCCTCCCGCACCCTCCACACCCTCGCCGCCGCCCTGCTACTCACCCTCGCCTTCACCAGCCCTCAACTCGGCCTGCTCTTCGCCATCGCCACCGGCCTCTGCCTCGGCCTCCTCACCCTCGAGCACACCCTCATCGCTCGCAGCCCCGCCAAACACCTCGACACAGCCTTCTTCACCCTCAACGGCATCATCAGCATCGTGCTTGGCACAGCCGGTATCGCAGATCTTCTGCTCAAATCAGCCTGA
- a CDS encoding UbiX family flavin prenyltransferase, producing the protein MDQHNQPKIVVGITGASGAAYATRLTSLAIAAGAEVHLVVSPLGRRLLHDELGIENVDLEDLAGPGSILLNPTHAEQPSTGGSVKLQPYRDVGAPIASGSFRHDGMIIIPCSSNSLAAIATGVSQNLLHRAAHVTLKERRKLILVHRETPLSLIDINNMKSATEAGAMILPANPGFYMMPNTVDAIIDFVVGRCLDHLGIQHDLNVRWADQLARERAPDSDDAHE; encoded by the coding sequence TTGGACCAACACAACCAGCCCAAAATCGTCGTCGGTATCACCGGAGCCAGCGGGGCAGCCTACGCCACCCGACTCACCTCCCTCGCCATCGCCGCAGGGGCCGAAGTCCACCTCGTCGTCTCCCCGCTCGGCCGCCGACTCCTCCACGATGAACTCGGCATCGAAAACGTCGATCTCGAAGACCTCGCAGGCCCCGGCTCCATCCTTCTCAACCCCACCCACGCCGAACAACCTTCCACCGGCGGGAGCGTCAAACTCCAGCCCTACCGCGATGTTGGAGCCCCCATCGCCTCAGGCTCCTTCCGCCACGACGGCATGATCATCATCCCCTGCTCCTCCAACTCCCTCGCCGCCATCGCCACTGGCGTCTCCCAGAACCTCCTCCACCGCGCCGCCCACGTCACCCTCAAGGAACGACGCAAGCTCATCCTCGTCCACCGCGAAACCCCCCTGAGCCTCATCGACATCAACAACATGAAATCGGCCACCGAAGCCGGGGCCATGATCCTCCCCGCCAACCCCGGCTTCTACATGATGCCCAACACCGTCGATGCCATCATCGACTTCGTCGTCGGCCGCTGCCTCGACCACCTCGGTATCCAACACGACCTCAACGTCCGCTGGGCCGACCAGCTAGCCCGCGAACGCGCCCCGGACTCAGACGATGCCCACGAGTAA
- a CDS encoding aspartate kinase — protein MGVRVSKFGGSSLADADQIRKALEIIAAEPTRRYIVPSAPGKRHREDTKVTDLLLVCHRLAAKGQPIEDTFNQIAERFVTIANDLGVDINLDALMAETHATILQQVAEGHGPAYAASRGEHINGRIIAAALDAPFIDPIDQILFDRNGRLRREATYQRLGSTLLQHQRAVVPGYYGGNPDGHVITFSRGGSDVTGAIVARAVNAELYENWTDVSGLLMSDPRIVKDPRRIDVITYKELRELSYMGATVLHDEAVFPVREASIPVEVRNTNAPDDPGTRIVADSPSDASASPVTGIAGRRDFTIIAIEKALMNSEVGFARRILQVIEEQGICFEHMPSGIDTLSLVLRDDLVAGKLVHILDGIRKAVEPDSIEVFPNIALIATVGRAMAHQPGVAARLMNALAQANVNIRMIDQGSSELNIIVGVEAEDFEVALNAIYHAFVPREPGN, from the coding sequence TTGGGCGTTCGTGTAAGCAAGTTTGGCGGCAGCTCACTCGCCGATGCAGACCAGATCCGCAAGGCTCTGGAGATCATCGCGGCCGAGCCCACTCGCCGCTACATCGTCCCCTCGGCACCCGGCAAACGCCACCGCGAGGACACCAAGGTCACCGACCTTCTCCTCGTTTGCCACCGACTCGCCGCCAAAGGCCAGCCCATCGAGGACACCTTCAACCAGATCGCCGAACGCTTCGTCACGATCGCCAACGACCTTGGCGTCGATATCAACCTCGATGCACTCATGGCCGAGACCCACGCTACCATCCTCCAGCAGGTCGCTGAAGGACACGGACCCGCCTACGCAGCCAGCCGCGGCGAACACATCAATGGCCGCATCATCGCCGCCGCACTCGACGCTCCCTTCATCGACCCCATCGACCAGATCCTGTTCGACCGCAACGGTAGACTCCGCCGCGAAGCCACCTACCAACGCCTCGGCAGCACCCTCCTCCAGCACCAACGCGCCGTGGTGCCCGGCTACTACGGCGGAAACCCTGATGGCCACGTCATCACCTTCTCGCGTGGCGGATCCGATGTCACCGGCGCCATCGTCGCCCGTGCCGTCAACGCCGAGCTCTACGAAAACTGGACCGACGTCTCCGGACTCCTCATGTCCGACCCTCGCATCGTCAAAGACCCAAGACGCATCGACGTCATCACTTACAAAGAACTCCGCGAGCTCTCCTACATGGGTGCCACCGTCCTCCACGACGAGGCCGTCTTCCCCGTGCGCGAAGCCTCCATCCCCGTCGAGGTCCGCAACACCAACGCCCCCGATGACCCCGGCACACGCATCGTCGCCGACAGCCCCAGCGACGCCTCAGCCAGCCCCGTGACCGGCATCGCCGGTCGCCGAGATTTCACCATCATCGCCATCGAAAAAGCCCTGATGAACTCAGAGGTCGGCTTTGCTCGCAGAATCCTTCAAGTCATCGAAGAGCAAGGCATCTGCTTCGAGCACATGCCCTCAGGCATCGACACCCTGTCCCTGGTTCTCCGCGATGACCTGGTCGCCGGAAAACTCGTCCACATCCTCGACGGCATCCGCAAAGCCGTCGAACCCGACTCCATCGAGGTCTTCCCCAACATCGCCCTCATCGCCACCGTCGGCCGCGCCATGGCCCACCAGCCCGGCGTCGCCGCACGCCTGATGAACGCACTCGCCCAGGCCAACGTCAACATCCGCATGATCGATCAGGGCTCGAGCGAGCTCAACATCATCGTCGGCGTCGAGGCCGAAGACTTCGAGGTCGCCCTCAACGCGATCTATCACGCCTTCGTGCCCCGCGAACCAGGCAACTGA
- a CDS encoding NAD(P)/FAD-dependent oxidoreductase, giving the protein MHTSRPERPILIIGAGVAGLACATELHRDAYPFLLLEASDAPGGRMRTDHLDGFTLDRGFQIFLTGYDYASSLLDLDALDLHPFEAGSLIRWNNGFARFSDPWRRPARLFETLFVGPGNLMDRFRIGRLRTMARSARHDDQPSDETAAQLFDRLHFTPQFRQAFLDPWWRGVLLDRHLTAPASYLKFIFNTFSQGGAVIPARGIQSIPIQLAQKLPTDSIRLNTTVHNIDPNRHAVTLSTGEQLSASSVILAADPSSTAQLLNQPAPSMHGTTVLYFAADKPPVEDRMLVLNSNPEGYFNHVCVLSNICPALAPSGASLISVTAIHPILEPNDLQASIIKELSTWFGPQTRTWRHLRTYTIPNALPPISRSTALPLGITPAGDWTTTPSIEGAMRSGKQAAENAISLVR; this is encoded by the coding sequence ATGCACACCAGCCGACCAGAACGCCCCATCCTCATCATCGGCGCCGGCGTCGCAGGGCTCGCCTGCGCCACCGAACTCCATCGCGATGCCTACCCCTTCCTGCTGCTCGAAGCCTCCGACGCCCCAGGCGGGCGCATGCGCACCGACCATCTCGACGGCTTCACGCTCGATCGCGGATTCCAGATCTTCCTCACCGGCTACGACTACGCCTCCAGCCTCCTCGATCTCGACGCCCTCGATCTCCACCCCTTCGAGGCCGGCTCCCTGATCCGCTGGAACAACGGCTTCGCCCGCTTCAGCGACCCCTGGCGGCGACCCGCCCGCCTCTTCGAGACCCTCTTCGTCGGCCCCGGCAACCTCATGGACCGCTTCCGCATCGGCCGCCTCCGCACCATGGCCCGATCCGCCCGCCACGATGACCAGCCCTCTGACGAAACCGCCGCTCAGCTCTTCGACCGACTCCACTTCACCCCGCAGTTCCGCCAGGCCTTCCTCGATCCCTGGTGGCGCGGTGTCCTTCTCGACCGCCATCTCACCGCCCCCGCCAGCTACCTCAAGTTCATCTTCAACACCTTCTCCCAAGGCGGGGCCGTCATCCCAGCCAGAGGCATTCAGAGCATCCCGATACAACTCGCCCAAAAACTCCCCACGGACAGCATCCGCCTCAACACCACCGTCCACAACATCGACCCCAACCGCCACGCAGTAACCCTCTCCACCGGAGAACAACTCAGCGCCTCCTCCGTCATCCTCGCCGCCGATCCCTCTTCCACCGCCCAACTCCTCAACCAGCCCGCCCCGAGTATGCACGGCACCACCGTTCTCTACTTCGCCGCCGACAAACCCCCCGTCGAGGACCGCATGCTCGTCCTCAACAGCAACCCCGAAGGCTACTTCAACCACGTCTGCGTCCTGTCCAATATCTGCCCCGCCCTTGCTCCATCTGGCGCATCACTCATCAGCGTCACCGCCATCCACCCCATCCTCGAGCCAAACGACTTACAAGCCAGCATCATCAAAGAACTCTCAACCTGGTTCGGCCCTCAGACCCGCACCTGGCGACACCTCAGAACCTACACCATCCCCAACGCCCTCCCACCCATCAGCCGCTCTACCGCCCTACCCCTCGGCATCACCCCCGCTGGCGACTGGACCACCACCCCTTCCATAGAAGGCGCCATGCGCAGCGGAAAGCAAGCCGCCGAAAACGCCATCAGCCTTGTGCGCTAA
- a CDS encoding M20/M25/M40 family metallo-hydrolase produces the protein MFTERQQPRANDLKLLHQLLALPTSPFHEQNVAAFAWTMAARLGWHVRVDRFGNLRLKPTARTRPKLVLTAHLDHPGFWALAMEDDQTLMAHWMGGVPAEVMPGQAVRFWTGGRKLPEGAPGPWCRLGSEARLGGAVVDGRVKEIVELGERGTPTLVRITVKKAVTPGSIGMWRLGDPVVHDGRVFARAVDDVAAVAALLATARRLNRLSNKPDVEILLTRAEEGGFFGAIDYCRGIRNPERAPVHVGLEMSSARSEVPVGSGVVIRVGDRRMTYDPGVADWENATAQALAAGDAGFRFQRQLMTGGSCESTVYQTYLGRAGALCLPLGNYHNVDRERKTIAPEFIDLADFRDLVELCVALAKQPFSDKVERGDSFRAWCEVHADRHANLTHDPVGIVEPLDG, from the coding sequence ATGTTCACTGAACGACAGCAACCGCGAGCGAATGATTTGAAGTTGTTGCATCAGCTTCTGGCGTTGCCGACAAGCCCGTTTCATGAGCAGAATGTAGCGGCGTTTGCGTGGACGATGGCGGCGCGTTTGGGGTGGCATGTCAGGGTGGATCGGTTTGGGAATTTACGGCTTAAGCCGACAGCTCGGACGCGGCCGAAGCTGGTGCTGACGGCGCATCTGGATCATCCTGGGTTCTGGGCTCTGGCGATGGAGGATGATCAGACGCTGATGGCGCACTGGATGGGAGGTGTGCCTGCTGAGGTGATGCCGGGTCAGGCGGTGCGATTCTGGACGGGCGGGAGGAAGCTGCCGGAGGGTGCGCCTGGGCCTTGGTGTCGGCTGGGGTCGGAGGCCAGACTGGGTGGAGCGGTGGTGGATGGGCGCGTGAAGGAGATCGTTGAGTTGGGGGAACGAGGGACGCCAACACTGGTGCGGATCACGGTTAAGAAGGCGGTTACGCCGGGTTCGATTGGGATGTGGCGGCTGGGTGATCCGGTGGTTCACGATGGTCGCGTGTTTGCGCGTGCGGTGGACGATGTGGCGGCGGTGGCGGCCTTACTGGCGACGGCGCGGCGGCTGAATCGGTTGAGCAACAAGCCTGATGTGGAGATTCTGCTGACACGGGCGGAGGAAGGTGGGTTCTTTGGGGCGATTGATTACTGCCGAGGGATTCGGAATCCGGAGCGGGCGCCGGTTCATGTTGGTTTGGAGATGTCCTCGGCGCGGTCTGAAGTGCCGGTCGGGTCGGGGGTGGTGATTCGTGTTGGGGATCGTCGGATGACGTATGACCCCGGCGTGGCGGACTGGGAGAATGCGACGGCTCAGGCGCTGGCAGCGGGGGATGCTGGGTTTCGCTTCCAACGGCAGTTGATGACCGGTGGGTCGTGCGAATCGACGGTGTACCAGACGTATCTGGGGCGGGCGGGGGCGTTGTGTCTGCCGCTGGGCAACTACCATAATGTTGATCGTGAGCGGAAGACGATTGCACCGGAGTTCATTGACCTTGCGGACTTCCGAGACCTAGTGGAGCTGTGCGTGGCTCTGGCGAAGCAACCGTTTTCTGACAAGGTTGAGCGTGGCGACTCGTTTAGGGCGTGGTGTGAAGTGCACGCTGACCGGCACGCGAACCTGACGCATGATCCTGTGGGAATCGTTGAGCCATTGGATGGTTAG
- a CDS encoding ADP-ribosylglycohydrolase family protein has translation MPAMTRDQRVDRAHGMLLLAAYADALGAPRELDGLAGKPANPQDHYRLLPASSFHTADGSPWNVWPPADITTDRLGVVTDDTEFRHLILDPYLTSCLKSQRQPSWHGWVFWMRNFKPRTDEPSWLTSNRTAQINDWLSMAEAHQSNTTASFYKPDTPIIFGLFTGVHLAITIRTTAPNPIYDRLSRWCPLDQGHAPIITALWACLIAEAAQTHDWSLITLADHASSLTQNLDTPATVQHASRIAHDLGSDTQTSDHDFIDQFTNRIYLSSDLNLNPEPADRNFDPLYLWTQLIACAAQARYPRHLLSLLVSLPGDTDTVASLAGLIIGAGLGYQQLINQTADGWGADLKAVETYLHDILNIDLQQSAAQLVDLIPPGTITA, from the coding sequence ATGCCAGCGATGACACGAGACCAACGCGTCGACCGTGCCCACGGGATGCTCCTCCTCGCCGCCTACGCCGACGCCCTCGGCGCACCGCGAGAGCTCGACGGCCTCGCAGGAAAACCAGCCAACCCCCAGGACCACTACCGACTCCTCCCCGCCTCCAGTTTCCACACCGCCGACGGCTCACCCTGGAATGTCTGGCCCCCCGCAGATATCACAACCGACCGCCTCGGCGTCGTCACCGATGACACCGAGTTCCGCCATCTCATCCTCGATCCCTACTTAACGTCATGCCTCAAGTCACAACGACAACCGTCATGGCATGGCTGGGTCTTCTGGATGCGAAACTTCAAACCACGAACTGACGAACCCTCCTGGCTGACCTCGAACAGAACCGCTCAGATCAACGACTGGCTCTCGATGGCCGAGGCCCACCAATCAAACACAACCGCCTCGTTCTACAAACCCGACACCCCGATCATCTTCGGCCTCTTCACTGGCGTACACCTCGCCATCACCATTCGCACCACCGCGCCCAACCCGATCTACGACCGATTATCACGCTGGTGCCCCCTCGATCAGGGTCACGCCCCCATCATCACCGCCCTCTGGGCCTGTCTCATCGCCGAGGCCGCTCAGACGCACGACTGGAGCCTCATCACCCTGGCCGATCACGCCAGTTCACTCACTCAGAACCTCGACACACCCGCCACAGTCCAGCACGCCTCCAGGATCGCTCACGACCTCGGCAGCGACACCCAGACCAGCGACCACGACTTCATCGATCAGTTCACCAACAGAATCTACCTTTCCAGCGATCTCAACCTCAACCCTGAACCCGCCGACCGAAACTTCGATCCCCTCTACCTCTGGACGCAACTGATCGCCTGCGCCGCACAAGCCCGCTACCCGCGACACCTCCTATCACTCCTCGTCTCCCTCCCAGGCGACACCGATACCGTTGCATCCCTGGCAGGCCTCATCATCGGCGCAGGACTCGGCTACCAACAACTCATCAACCAAACCGCTGACGGCTGGGGCGCAGACCTCAAGGCCGTCGAGACCTACCTCCACGACATCCTCAACATCGACCTCCAGCAGAGCGCCGCACAGCTCGTCGATCTGATCCCACCCGGAACTATCACTGCCTAA